CACTCATACCCGCACCGGGGGGCAGATCCTGGCCGACGCCCTGGTGGCGCAAGGCGTGACCCATGCCTTCTGCGTGCCCGGTGAATCCTATCTGGATGTCCTGGACGGCCTCTACGCCAACAGCGACAAGATCGAGCTGGTGACCTGCCGGTTCGAGGCCGGTGCCGTCAACATGGCGGAGGCCCATGGCAAGCTGACCGGCCGGCCCGGCGTGGCGCTGGTCACCCGTGGCCCCGGCGCGTGCCATGCCGCCATCGGCGTGCATATCGCGATGCAGGACAGCACCCCGCTGGTGCTGATCGTCGGCCAGATTCCCTTCGAGGAAACCGACCGCGAGAGCTTTCAGGAAGTGGACTACCGCCGGATGTTCGGCTCGGTGGCCAAGTGGGTGACGCAGATCGACGATGCCGCCCGCATCCCGGAACTGATGGCGCATGCCTTCGATGTCGCGACCTCCGGCCGTCCCGGCCCGGTGGTGGTGGCGATCAGCGAGGAGATGCAGAAGCGCCGTGTCGCCGTGCCGGATCTTGGTCCCGCCGATGTCGCCGCCGCCTATCCATCCCCCGCCGCGCTGGACAAGATGCTGGCGATGCTGGACCGCGCGGAGCGGCCGCTGGTGGTGCTCGGCGGCTCCCGCTGGACGGATGAGACGCGGCGCGTCATCCGCGATTTCTGCGTCGCCCGGGACCTGCCGGTCGCTGTCGCCTTCCGGCGCCAGAGCCTGTACGACTGCCGCCTGCCGAACTACGCTGGCGACCTGGGCGTGGGCGCCGATGCCGGGCTGGTCGCCAAGGCGAAGCAGGCCGACCTGATCCTGGCCTTCGGTACCCGGATCGGCGAGCCGGTGAGCCAGGGCTACACCCTGTTCGACATGGCCGGCGCGACGCCGATCGTGCATGTCTACCCTGATCAGGCGGAGATCGGCCGCGTCTATCGCCCTGCGCTGGGTATCACCGCCGAGATCAACGCCTTCGCGCAGGCCCTGGCCAAGCTGCCAGCGCCATCCGGCCAGCCGCGCTGGTCCGCCTGGACGCAGGAACTGCATGCCGCGCGCATGAAGCAGGCCGAAGCGCCGCAGTATGAAGGCCCGCTGAACCTCGCCCGCGAGCTGCAGGCACTTGAGAAGGTGCTGCCGGACGACACGATCTTCACCTGCGATGCCGGTAACTTCGCCACCTGGCCCAACCGCTTCATGCATGTGGCGGAGAAGCAGGATTTCCTGGGGCCGACCAACGGCGCCATGGGCTATGCGGTGCCCTCGGCCATCGGCGCCAAGATCACCTGCCCCGACCGCGTCACCATCGCGCTGGTGGGCGACGGCGGCTTCCTGATGACGGGACAGGAAATCGCGACGGCCTTCCAGGCGGGCGTGGCGCCGATCGTGCTGGTCTTCAACAACGGCATGTACGGCACCATCCGCATGTATCAGGAGCGCGCCTATCCGGGCCGCGTCTCCGGCACCAAGCTGACCAACCCGGACTTCGTGAAGTTCATCGAGAGCTTCGGCGGCTATGGCGAGCTAGTGCAGCGTGAT
This genomic window from Roseomonas marmotae contains:
- a CDS encoding thiamine pyrophosphate-dependent enzyme; this translates as MDTISTDTHTRTGGQILADALVAQGVTHAFCVPGESYLDVLDGLYANSDKIELVTCRFEAGAVNMAEAHGKLTGRPGVALVTRGPGACHAAIGVHIAMQDSTPLVLIVGQIPFEETDRESFQEVDYRRMFGSVAKWVTQIDDAARIPELMAHAFDVATSGRPGPVVVAISEEMQKRRVAVPDLGPADVAAAYPSPAALDKMLAMLDRAERPLVVLGGSRWTDETRRVIRDFCVARDLPVAVAFRRQSLYDCRLPNYAGDLGVGADAGLVAKAKQADLILAFGTRIGEPVSQGYTLFDMAGATPIVHVYPDQAEIGRVYRPALGITAEINAFAQALAKLPAPSGQPRWSAWTQELHAARMKQAEAPQYEGPLNLARELQALEKVLPDDTIFTCDAGNFATWPNRFMHVAEKQDFLGPTNGAMGYAVPSAIGAKITCPDRVTIALVGDGGFLMTGQEIATAFQAGVAPIVLVFNNGMYGTIRMYQERAYPGRVSGTKLTNPDFVKFIESFGGYGELVQRDGELVPAYQRALASGKPAIIEVRMNPEQVTNRATISDLRQQAAKKG